GCAGTCCACCCGGTCGGCAAGGTGCTTTTGCACCAGGAGGTCGGTGCGGCCGACCAGGTCCTGGAGCCGGCGGACGCCGGTGGCCGCCAGGCGCATGCGCAGCTCCTCGCCCAGGGCACCCAGGAGCCGGGCCAGGTTCTCGGCCTCCGCCTCCACCACCCGGGGGCTGAAGCCCTTGACGCCCTTGGCCTCGGCATCGGCCTTGCTGCGGATCTGGGTGGCGATGCCCCGGGGGCAGCGGTCCAGGTGGCAGCGCTGGCAGGAGATGCAGCCGATGGCCATGAGGGCGGCGGTGCCGATCCCCACCCGGTTGGCGCCCAGACAGATGAGCTTCATGACATCGTGGCCGGAGCGGACGCCGCCGTCGGCCCAGATCTCCACCGCTGGCCGCAGGCCGCTTTCGGTCAAGGCCCGGTGGGCCTCGCTGACCCCGATCTCCACCGGCAGGCCGACGAAGCGCTTGGCGTGCTGGCGGGCGGCGCCGGTGCCGCCCTCGAAGCCGGAGAGGTTGATGATGTCGGCCCCGGCCTTGGCCACCCCGACCGCAATGGTGCCCACCCCGGAGGTCACCGGGATCTTCACCGACACCCGGGCCTCCGGGTTGGCGGTCTTGAGCTCGGTGACGATCTGGGCCAGGTCCTCGATGGAGTAGATGTCGTGGTGGTTGGAGGGCGAGATGAGGGTGATGCCCGGCTTGCAGTGGCGGGCCTCGGCCACCATGGCCGAGACCTTGGCCCCGGGCAGATGGCCGCCCTCGCCGGGCTTGGCGCCCTGGCCGATCTTGATCTCCAGGAAGTCGGCGGAGTTGAGGAAGGGCATGGAGACCCCGAAGCGGCCGGAGGCGATCTGCTGGCCCCGGTTGTGGCGATAGCGGCCGAGCATGTCCGGGATCTCGCCGCCTTCGCCGTTCAGGCAGACGATGTTGGCCTTCACCGCCGCCTCGGCGTAGGCGCGGAAGGAATTCTCCCCCTGGGAGCCGAAGCTCATGGCGGCGATGACTAATGGCATGCTGTGGCGGCCGATGCTGATGTCAGTGGCGGCCAAGGCCGGCCGGGCCTCGGCGGGCACCTCTTTGAGGGCCAGGCAGTGGCGCAGGCCCGAGGGCATCTCGGTCTCCAGCCTCTCCAGCTCCCGGGCCATCTCCAGGTAGCCGGTCTTGCCGATGGCCACATCCCGGAGCACCCGGCCAACCCGGGGGTTCTTGGCCGGCTCGCCGGCCAGGGGCAGGGGCTCCGGGGCGCTGGCCCGGGCCAGGCGCTGCCGGGCCAGGGCGGCCAGGCGCTCCAGGCTGAAGCCCGCAGCCGGGGACGGGCAGAAGCAGGGGATGTCCAGGATGGCGGCCACCTCCGGGGCGAGGCCGATGGCGGCAAAGATCCGGCCATAGCCGCACAGCTCGTGGATGCCCATGGTGGACATCACCTTCTCCATGCCCTTCTGGAGCACGGAGAGGTTGTTGGCCAGGACGCGGGAGACGCCGAGCTCCGGCGAGGCATAGCAGGCGGCGGCCTGCCAGAGGAGGTACGGGCACAGGGCATCGGCGCCCAGGCCCAGGAGGAGCATGATGTCGTGGAGGTTGCGGATGGCGCCGGAGCGGACGACAAGGCTGGCCCGCCGCCGCAAGTCCGCCGCGGTCAGGGCCTCCACCACCGAGGCTACGGCCAGGGCCGGGTCGATGAAGACCCGATCCCCGGAGAAGCTGGTCGTGTCATCCAGGACCACCAGATCGGCACCGGCCGCCACCGCCCGGCAGGCCTCCTGGCCCAGGGTGGCCAGGGCCGGGGCCAGGCCGGTCTCGGCAGCGAAGACCGCGGCCAGCACCTGCACCCGGCTGCGGTCCCGGCCGTTGCCGGAGAAGAAGGCGGCTACGTCCTCCACGGTCAGGGTGCCGATCTCGGCGGCCAGGGCGCGGCAGCCGGCCAGGTCGATGCGGCCGGCCAGGGAGGCGGCGTCCAGGAGCAACGGATTGCCCAGCTCCAGGCCCAAAGGGGCGTGCTCGCCGGCCGGGGCCAGCTCCGGCCGGCAGCCCAGGGTCACCCGGGTGGTGAAGTGCTCCGCCTCCCGCTCCCGGTCGATGGCCGGGTTGGTGACCACGGCCACGTTCTCCTTGCAGGCGTCCGCCAGGTTGGGGAGATTCTCCGGCACGAAGACCGCCAGCGGCCCGGTGTGGCCCATGGAGCCGATCACTTCCCGGCCGTCCAGGGAGACCCGCTCCCGGATGGCCAGGTCGTACTGCTGCCAGCCGAAGGCCGCCAGAAGATTGCTGGCCGCGGCCAGATCGGTGATCCTGGGCACCGGCGGCAGGAGGTCCGGCGCCGGGGCTTCGGGGAGGGGCGCGTCCGGGGCTTGGCGCAGGCGGCGCAGGGCGGCCAGGCTCTTTTTCACCGCCGGCCGCAGGGCCAGGAGGCGGGCGAGCTGGCGCTGGATCTGGCCGCAGTCCAGGATCTGGGCCGGCTGGCCGCGGCCGGCGAGGATGGCCACCTTCTCCCCGGGGGCCAGGGGCTTGGGATCGACCATGGTGCGGTCGAGATCCACCACCCCCTTTTCCGAGGACAGGAAACAGTCGGTATCACTTTCCCCCAGCCACAGGGGCCTCAATCCCAGGGCGTCGACGCTGCCCAGGCAGGTGTCGCCGTGGCGGGCGACCACCGCGGCGGGGCCCTGGGCCGAGGCCGGGAAGAGCCAGCGGTAGAAGGCGAAGAGGTCCTGGCGCTCGCTATCGAAGCCGGCCACCTCGGAGTGGATGGCCGGAAAGACCACGCTCATGGCCTCCAGGAGATCGAGGCCATGGAGGTGGATGAGGCCGGCGATGATGCGGTCCAGGGCCTGGGAGTCGCTGCCGCCGGGCACGGGCCGGATGCCCAGGGTGCGGCCGACTCGGATCAGCCGCTCGATGGTGTTGATCTCGCCGTTGTGGCCCAGGATGGCAAAGGGCTGGGATCGCTCCACGGTGGGCAGGGTGTTGGTGGAGTACCGGCCGTGGCCCAGGCTCATCACGGAGCGTACTTCCTGGTCCAGGAGCTCCGGAAAGACCCGGGGCAGCAGGTCCGGCAGGCCCTGGAGCTTGTAGACCGCGGCATCCAGGGACAGGGAGGCGACATGGAGGTCCGGGAAGGCCTCCTCCAGGTCGCAGATCAGGTGGAAGAGGCGCCGGCCGCCGGCGACCCGGTCGTGGTCCGGCACCAGGCCCGCCAGCTGCCAGAACAAAGGGGCGTTGGCCCGGGCCCGGGGGCCCAGCTCACCGTCCCGGGCGCTGTCCGTGGCCTCGGTCAGGAGGTCGGCACCTCGGGCGGCCATGATCTCCCGCACCCGGCTCCGGATCGCCACGGCTTCGGGCTTGAGGCCCTTGGGGATCAGCAGGTGGCCGACAAAGAAGCCGCGGCTTTCCGCCAGATGGCCGGAGAGCTGCCGGACCGCCAGGCGCCGGGCCCACAGCTCCCGGGGGATGTCGATGGTGATGCCGCAGCCGTCGCCCTCGCCGTCGATGTCCCCGGAGCGGTGGCCCATCTTGCGCAAGGCATCCACGGTCTGGACGATGTTGGCATGGGTGGATTCGCCCCGCTTGTTGACCAGAGCGATAATGGCACAGGCATCCCGTTCCTGGACAAGGGAAGATCCGTTCATGGGCGTGGCTCGGGGAGAAAGGGATGGAGGAGACCGGCCGGCTACGGCCGCACAGGGGCCGACAGTGTATCCCCGTGCCAGCCTGGGCTCAAAGGTTTTTTTTCTGGCTGGCCGTTGGCTTCTCGTTCAGGCTGGCCAGGGGGATGGGCTGCGGGGTGGTGGCACAGGGGCCGCCGCAGCCGCAGCCAGCCGGCGCCGGGGTCCGTCCCGGGGCGCGGCGCCAGAGCCCGCGGCCGATGCCGGCCAGGGGGCGAAGGGAGATGGCAGCCAGGAGCAGGGCGGCCGCCAGGCGCCAGACTTGCGGCACCAGCTCGCCCGCCTGGCCGATCATTGCCTGGGGGGAGATGGCCAGCCAGCCGTAGAGCGCATCCAGGGTCAGGCCGCCAGCAACGCTGACCAGGGCGATGGCCGCGAGATAGATGGCGGTGCTGCGCCGGCCAATGAGGCCCACCAGCACGGCCAGGGCCGCCAGGTTGGTGGCCGGACCGGCCAGAAGAAAGACCAGGGCCGCTCCGGGGCTGGCGCCTTTCAGGATCATGGCCGCGGCCAGGGGGGTGGAGGCGGTGGCGCAGATGTAGATCGGCACCCCCAGGGCCAGCATGAGCAGCATGGAGACAAGGCCGCCGCCCAGGGCCCGGGTCATCAGCTCCTCGGGCACCAGGACCGTCAACAGGGCTGCCAGGAGGATGCCCACGAGGTACCAGCCCACCAGCTCGGCCCACAGATCATGGAGGGCAAAGCGCAGCCCGGCCACGAGCCGCTCCCCCAGGGGGTGGTGCCGGCGGTGGCTGGCCGGCGGACAGTCCTGGCCGTCGCAGCAGCCGTCCACCGGGCAGGGTGCTGGCCGGGATACCGGCGGTGCCGGTGGCGGGCCCAAAAGGTTCTCGGTGACGCCCGCCACCACGGCGGTGGCCAGGGCCACCACCGGCCGGGCCACGGTCATGAGGGGGTCCAGAAGCGCCCAGCTGACGGTGATGGAGTCCACCCCGGACTCGGGGGTGGCGATGAGAAAGGCGGTGGTGGCGCCGTTGGAGGCGCCCTGCCGCTTGAGGGCGGCCGCCGCCGGCAGCACGCCGCAGGAGCACAGGGGCAAAGGGATGCCCAGAAGCGCTGCCTTGATGACCGAGCGGACGCGGCCCCGGCCCAGGTGGCTGGCCACGAATTCCGTGGACAGAAAGACCTTCAGAAGCCCCGCCACCAGAAGCCCGAAGAGAACATAGAGGGCCGCGTCCTGCCACAAATGCCAGGCCTCGGCGGCCAGACGGCCCAGGGCCGCCACCAGGGTGATGAGCTTCTCGTGCGCCGCAGCCATCAACGCTCCTCCAAAAGGTGCTCCAGGGCCAGGCCCAGCACCGATTCCACATGATGATCATCCAGCCGGTAATAGAGCACCGGCCCCTGGCGGCGGTTGGCCACCAGCCCCAATTGGCGCAAGGTGCGCAGCTGGTGGCTGACCGCCGATTCGCTCAATTCCAGGGTGGCCGCCAGATCGCAGACACACATCTCGCCGGCCACCAGGGCCCAGAGGATGCGCAGCCGGCTGCTGTCGGCCATGGCCTGGAAGAAGGCCGCCAGCCGGCTGAGCTTTGCCGGCGGCAGGGCCGCCTCCTTTGCCCTGGCCACCCGGTCGGTGTGCACGATGCGGCAGGCACACCGATCCTCCTCAGCCGGCCTGGCCGGGGCGCACGTGGCTTCCTTCATGGCCTTCCCGGCCTCCGGTCTATAGGAGTTGTTATCATCTGAGTGATTGCTCAAATATACAAATGCCGCAGCGGCTGTCAAGCACGCCAGAGCGAGCTGTCCGGCCGGCCGACAGGCTGGTCGCCGCCACAGAGGGGCGAGCCAGCCGGGCGCCTGGCCGGCTTTCGCTTGCCAAGCCGCGCGTTCGGTGGTAGAAAGATCAGATTTTTCACGACACACATCCCTGCGAGAGCCCTTTGGTGTCCGCGTGCGGATTGGGGGCCACGGGATGGCGGAGCCAACCAAGAACCGGCAAGGAGAGACGAGGCAATGGCGTACGTAACCATGCGG
This region of Thermodesulfobacteriota bacterium genomic DNA includes:
- a CDS encoding glutamate synthase-related protein → MNGSSLVQERDACAIIALVNKRGESTHANIVQTVDALRKMGHRSGDIDGEGDGCGITIDIPRELWARRLAVRQLSGHLAESRGFFVGHLLIPKGLKPEAVAIRSRVREIMAARGADLLTEATDSARDGELGPRARANAPLFWQLAGLVPDHDRVAGGRRLFHLICDLEEAFPDLHVASLSLDAAVYKLQGLPDLLPRVFPELLDQEVRSVMSLGHGRYSTNTLPTVERSQPFAILGHNGEINTIERLIRVGRTLGIRPVPGGSDSQALDRIIAGLIHLHGLDLLEAMSVVFPAIHSEVAGFDSERQDLFAFYRWLFPASAQGPAAVVARHGDTCLGSVDALGLRPLWLGESDTDCFLSSEKGVVDLDRTMVDPKPLAPGEKVAILAGRGQPAQILDCGQIQRQLARLLALRPAVKKSLAALRRLRQAPDAPLPEAPAPDLLPPVPRITDLAAASNLLAAFGWQQYDLAIRERVSLDGREVIGSMGHTGPLAVFVPENLPNLADACKENVAVVTNPAIDREREAEHFTTRVTLGCRPELAPAGEHAPLGLELGNPLLLDAASLAGRIDLAGCRALAAEIGTLTVEDVAAFFSGNGRDRSRVQVLAAVFAAETGLAPALATLGQEACRAVAAGADLVVLDDTTSFSGDRVFIDPALAVASVVEALTAADLRRRASLVVRSGAIRNLHDIMLLLGLGADALCPYLLWQAAACYASPELGVSRVLANNLSVLQKGMEKVMSTMGIHELCGYGRIFAAIGLAPEVAAILDIPCFCPSPAAGFSLERLAALARQRLARASAPEPLPLAGEPAKNPRVGRVLRDVAIGKTGYLEMARELERLETEMPSGLRHCLALKEVPAEARPALAATDISIGRHSMPLVIAAMSFGSQGENSFRAYAEAAVKANIVCLNGEGGEIPDMLGRYRHNRGQQIASGRFGVSMPFLNSADFLEIKIGQGAKPGEGGHLPGAKVSAMVAEARHCKPGITLISPSNHHDIYSIEDLAQIVTELKTANPEARVSVKIPVTSGVGTIAVGVAKAGADIINLSGFEGGTGAARQHAKRFVGLPVEIGVSEAHRALTESGLRPAVEIWADGGVRSGHDVMKLICLGANRVGIGTAALMAIGCISCQRCHLDRCPRGIATQIRSKADAEAKGVKGFSPRVVEAEAENLARLLGALGEELRMRLAATGVRRLQDLVGRTDLLVQKHLADRVDCAALLAPAPPAPVTEEPGRRRVLRRPLSHLTRLIANLAMERFEQGETEVLYADEGVKSTD
- a CDS encoding SO_0444 family Cu/Zn efflux transporter; the encoded protein is MAALGRLAAEAWHLWQDAALYVLFGLLVAGLLKVFLSTEFVASHLGRGRVRSVIKAALLGIPLPLCSCGVLPAAAALKRQGASNGATTAFLIATPESGVDSITVSWALLDPLMTVARPVVALATAVVAGVTENLLGPPPAPPVSRPAPCPVDGCCDGQDCPPASHRRHHPLGERLVAGLRFALHDLWAELVGWYLVGILLAALLTVLVPEELMTRALGGGLVSMLLMLALGVPIYICATASTPLAAAMILKGASPGAALVFLLAGPATNLAALAVLVGLIGRRSTAIYLAAIALVSVAGGLTLDALYGWLAISPQAMIGQAGELVPQVWRLAAALLLAAISLRPLAGIGRGLWRRAPGRTPAPAGCGCGGPCATTPQPIPLASLNEKPTASQKKNL
- a CDS encoding metalloregulator ArsR/SmtB family transcription factor, yielding MKEATCAPARPAEEDRCACRIVHTDRVARAKEAALPPAKLSRLAAFFQAMADSSRLRILWALVAGEMCVCDLAATLELSESAVSHQLRTLRQLGLVANRRQGPVLYYRLDDHHVESVLGLALEHLLEER